Proteins from a single region of Bacteroidota bacterium:
- a CDS encoding MoxR family ATPase yields MEENLFETQQSPEFMQVAATVQSIRAELSKVIIGQHKMIDLLIAGLFAGGHILIEGVPGIAKTLTAKLLAKTIAADFSRIQFTPDLMPTDVLGTLVFNQKTSEFNFKKGPIFSNIVLIDEINRSPAKTQAALLEVMEEQKVSMDGETHAMTFPFFVIATQNPIEQEGTYKLPEAQLDRFIFRIKINYPDLEEEKQILYRFKEDFNNNQKETVRAVVTSQQLKICRDLVEKVTIKNELLDYIATIVIRTRNHGDLFLGASPRASLNIMKASKAIAAMQGRNFVTPDDIHFVTYPVLNHRIILTPDKELEGYDSASVIKSIIESIDVPR; encoded by the coding sequence ATGGAAGAAAATTTATTTGAAACACAACAATCACCCGAATTTATGCAGGTTGCTGCTACGGTTCAGAGTATACGTGCTGAATTAAGCAAGGTGATTATCGGTCAGCATAAAATGATTGACCTGTTAATTGCAGGTTTGTTTGCAGGGGGCCATATCCTGATAGAGGGTGTTCCGGGCATTGCAAAAACGCTGACTGCCAAGCTGCTGGCAAAAACGATTGCGGCTGATTTTTCGCGTATACAATTTACGCCCGATTTGATGCCAACAGATGTTTTAGGAACACTGGTTTTTAATCAGAAAACATCTGAATTTAATTTCAAAAAAGGTCCGATTTTCAGCAATATTGTTTTGATAGATGAAATAAATCGTTCGCCCGCTAAAACTCAGGCTGCATTATTAGAAGTAATGGAAGAGCAAAAAGTTTCTATGGATGGTGAAACCCACGCCATGACCTTTCCATTTTTTGTAATTGCAACTCAAAACCCGATTGAACAGGAAGGAACTTACAAATTACCTGAAGCACAACTCGACAGGTTTATATTCCGGATAAAAATTAATTATCCTGATTTGGAGGAAGAAAAACAAATTCTTTATCGCTTTAAAGAAGATTTCAATAATAATCAGAAAGAAACAGTGCGCGCAGTTGTAACATCTCAACAACTAAAAATTTGCCGTGACCTGGTGGAAAAAGTGACTATTAAAAACGAATTATTGGATTATATCGCAACAATAGTAATCAGAACCAGAAATCATGGTGATTTATTTTTAGGTGCTTCACCACGGGCATCATTAAATATTATGAAGGCATCGAAAGCAATTGCTGCTATGCAAGGTCGAAATTTCGTGACACCTGATGATATCCATTTTGTTACTTATCCTGTATTAAATCACCGTATTATTTTAACACCGGATAAAGAACTGGAAGGTTATGATAGTGCATCGGTTATTAAATCTATTATAGAAAGTATTGATGTGCCAAGATGA
- a CDS encoding DUF58 domain-containing protein → MRNPFRNIFITNRIFWLIGIIFTLFALSFSVKILFYVAQAVIVVTILLVLVDYFILFNRRIKLSAERKMSNALSLSDENNVHIIISSKAPISLSLKIIDELPYQLQKRDFELNMEINPGKTLQIDYTVRPVMRGAYTFNNINVYATSKMGILSRRFVFPLTAVVPVYPSLIQMKEFELKTLSRISFFEGVKKMRRVGHSYEFEQIKKYVRGDDIRSINWKATSRVGDIMVNHYEDEKSQQIFCIIDKSRTMKMPFKNLSLLDYAINTTLTISNIALKKEDKVGLMTFSDRIGSTLAPDKHNAQLRKLLDTLYNEKERFTEANYELLYLKIRNFVRVRSLIFLFTNFESLYAIERAVSILRKLNKLHLLVVIFFENSEITSYAKSDAGNLEEVYLTTVAQKFSVEKNLIRQELTKYGIQTIISKPEDLSINTINKYLEIKSRGLI, encoded by the coding sequence ATGAGGAATCCGTTTCGCAATATTTTTATCACTAACAGGATATTCTGGCTAATCGGAATCATCTTTACACTATTTGCACTGAGCTTTAGTGTTAAGATATTATTTTATGTAGCTCAGGCAGTTATTGTGGTTACCATTTTATTAGTATTGGTAGATTATTTTATTTTGTTTAATCGCAGAATTAAATTGTCAGCTGAGCGAAAAATGAGTAATGCATTATCGTTAAGTGATGAAAATAACGTGCATATTATTATTTCCAGTAAGGCACCCATCAGTTTGAGTCTCAAAATAATAGACGAACTCCCCTATCAATTACAAAAACGGGATTTCGAATTAAACATGGAAATTAATCCCGGTAAAACATTACAAATCGATTATACGGTTCGTCCGGTAATGCGGGGTGCATATACGTTTAACAATATCAATGTGTATGCAACAAGTAAAATGGGCATCTTAAGCAGACGTTTTGTTTTCCCGCTCACTGCAGTGGTACCTGTGTATCCTTCACTCATTCAAATGAAAGAATTTGAATTAAAAACATTATCTCGCATCAGTTTTTTTGAAGGTGTAAAAAAAATGCGCCGTGTAGGTCATAGTTATGAATTTGAGCAAATAAAAAAATATGTACGTGGAGATGATATCAGAAGTATAAACTGGAAGGCAACGAGTCGTGTTGGTGATATCATGGTTAATCATTATGAAGATGAAAAATCGCAGCAAATTTTTTGTATCATCGACAAGAGTCGGACGATGAAAATGCCGTTCAAAAATTTGAGTTTATTGGATTATGCGATAAACACAACACTTACCATCTCGAATATTGCATTAAAGAAAGAGGATAAGGTAGGATTAATGACATTTTCTGACCGTATTGGATCTACCCTTGCACCTGATAAACACAATGCGCAATTGCGCAAATTATTGGATACCTTATACAATGAAAAGGAACGTTTTACTGAAGCGAATTATGAATTATTATATTTGAAAATCAGGAATTTTGTCCGTGTTAGAAGCCTGATATTTTTATTTACCAATTTTGAAAGTTTATATGCCATTGAGCGTGCAGTGAGTATTTTGCGTAAACTCAATAAATTACATTTACTGGTTGTTATCTTTTTTGAAAACTCAGAAATTACTTCCTATGCAAAAAGTGATGCAGGGAATCTGGAGGAAGTATATTTAACTACAGTTGCGCAAAAGTTTTCAGTTGAAAAAAATCTTATCCGTCAGGAATTAACAAAATATGGTATTCAAACCATTATTTCCAAACCGGAAGATTTATCAATTAATACCATCAACAAATATCTCGAAATCAAATCCAGGGGTTTGATATAA
- a CDS encoding FKBP-type peptidyl-prolyl cis-trans isomerase gives MKKSVMLLVVAGVAMIFTSCKETKIQNVKMENASDSLSYAIGVNIGQSFKEQEILDVNTEVMAAVIKAILNGDTTALKMNDSSSLAFLNNYMRKKQELKIETDKQAGLKFLEENAKKPGVVVTPSGLQYNVISSGTGISPVDGDMVSIYYSGKFINGEEFDGNIGSGQPATLGVNDWITGLSEALKMMKEGDKWHLVVPSELAYGPGGYQGFIPPYSTLVFEVEMLKVTKGGDKPAGGK, from the coding sequence ATGAAAAAATCGGTTATGTTATTGGTTGTTGCAGGTGTTGCAATGATCTTCACCTCATGTAAAGAGACTAAAATACAAAATGTTAAAATGGAAAATGCATCTGACTCGTTGAGTTATGCAATTGGCGTTAACATTGGACAAAGCTTTAAAGAACAGGAAATTCTTGATGTTAATACTGAAGTAATGGCTGCGGTTATCAAAGCTATTTTAAATGGTGATACCACTGCTTTAAAAATGAATGATTCATCATCATTAGCATTTTTGAACAATTACATGCGTAAAAAACAAGAATTGAAAATTGAAACTGACAAACAAGCCGGTTTGAAATTTTTGGAAGAAAATGCTAAAAAACCGGGCGTAGTTGTTACACCTTCAGGTTTACAGTATAATGTAATTTCTTCAGGAACAGGTATTTCTCCTGTTGACGGCGACATGGTTTCAATTTATTACTCAGGTAAATTTATCAATGGCGAAGAATTTGATGGCAATATCGGAAGCGGTCAGCCGGCTACACTTGGTGTAAACGACTGGATTACCGGTTTATCTGAAGCCTTAAAAATGATGAAAGAAGGCGACAAATGGCATTTAGTAGTTCCATCTGAACTGGCATATGGCCCGGGTGGATATCAGGGATTTATTCCGCCATATTCAACCTTAGTGTTTGAAGTTGAGATGTTGAAAGTTACCAAAGGCGGCGACAAACCAGCCGGTGGCAAATAA
- a CDS encoding lamin tail domain-containing protein: MNKQLLTIFLTGTTLFANAQINPVISEVKTDFIQVEADIAGGSTVAITEINYNSDPYNESNDWVELHNYGNTPIDISNWKLKDETPFNAFNIPAGTILDANEYLVLVEDIDTFLMIHSTVTNYIGAFGFGFDNTFGTVKLEDNGGAIIRQVNYIDSIPWPKGADGYGPPLQIIDETGDANNAANWRAGCVLGTPGTGYSPCDYDIVVSEINYNSLLGYNPGDWVEILNRGSSEKDISGWIMRDGKTNNIFVLPAGSSLSPGERLVVADSLESFTVKFPSVTNVVGEPPFSFSNGGDAVRLYLSTGKIQYSVRYKDALPWPIDPDGTGFTLELVDEPGNPNDAASWVAGCLYGSPGNPFVLPCPNAIDNVIPTTLTVGPNPFSNYITVVIDETVHAKNVTIMNTLGETIMQLQPINNAVTWNSLDASGNKVADGIYFIVVTDAQGLQTTVKVLKAN, encoded by the coding sequence ATGAATAAACAGCTCCTCACCATTTTTTTAACCGGCACAACCCTGTTTGCAAATGCACAAATCAATCCGGTAATTTCTGAGGTAAAAACCGATTTCATTCAAGTTGAGGCAGACATTGCAGGTGGTTCAACAGTGGCAATTACAGAGATAAATTATAATAGTGATCCTTATAACGAGTCCAACGACTGGGTTGAATTACATAATTACGGAAATACACCAATCGACATTTCGAACTGGAAGCTGAAAGATGAAACCCCGTTTAACGCATTTAATATTCCTGCAGGAACTATACTCGACGCTAATGAATATTTAGTGTTGGTAGAAGATATCGATACCTTTTTGATGATTCACAGCACGGTAACGAATTATATCGGAGCCTTCGGTTTTGGATTTGATAACACCTTTGGAACGGTAAAACTGGAAGACAATGGTGGCGCTATTATTCGTCAGGTAAATTATATCGATTCCATTCCATGGCCAAAAGGCGCTGATGGTTACGGTCCGCCACTGCAGATAATAGACGAAACAGGTGATGCAAATAATGCTGCAAACTGGCGCGCAGGTTGTGTTTTAGGCACTCCGGGCACCGGCTACTCCCCTTGCGATTATGATATTGTGGTTAGTGAAATAAATTACAACTCACTTTTGGGATATAATCCCGGCGACTGGGTTGAAATATTAAACCGTGGCAGCAGCGAGAAAGATATCAGCGGTTGGATTATGCGCGACGGTAAAACAAATAACATTTTTGTGCTACCAGCAGGTTCATCACTGAGTCCGGGCGAACGTTTGGTTGTTGCAGATAGTCTTGAATCGTTTACGGTAAAATTTCCTTCAGTAACCAATGTAGTTGGTGAACCACCATTTAGTTTTTCAAACGGTGGTGATGCAGTGCGTTTATATTTATCGACCGGAAAAATTCAATACAGTGTTCGATACAAAGATGCTCTACCCTGGCCTATTGACCCTGATGGAACCGGTTTTACATTAGAATTAGTAGATGAACCGGGTAATCCAAATGATGCAGCTTCATGGGTGGCAGGTTGTTTATATGGTTCACCGGGAAATCCGTTTGTGTTGCCTTGTCCGAATGCAATCGACAATGTTATTCCAACCACCTTAACAGTTGGCCCGAATCCGTTTAGTAATTACATTACAGTTGTTATTGATGAAACCGTACATGCTAAAAATGTTACAATTATGAATACGCTTGGCGAAACAATCATGCAATTACAACCGATAAATAATGCAGTTACCTGGAACAGTTTAGATGCAAGCGGAAACAAAGTTGCTGACGGCATTTATTTTATTGTGGTTACTGATGCACAAGGCCTGCAAACAACAGTCAAAGTATTGAAAGCGAATTAA
- a CDS encoding sulfatase-like hydrolase/transferase: MRKLITLSSLLLTQIICFAQQPNFIFIVADDLNDYIGVLGGHPQVETPNIDSLAAKGVTFLNAYCNSPGCAPSRTSMLSGRDAGYTQVYNNEDYENVFRNNFTAAENNEEVYTLPQILKDSAGYFTYAIDKVFHSPAENDFDKFSPTCERDKSWNKMVNINPEEADVAEMNTYKFGGTFDFGMIPDSMEQYMEDYMASDSAAAFIHDYANGTINTCDKPFFLALGLHKPHSDKLIPAHYFPEYYLQNIEDAGAQTIYNNPVGAYPYNGLVMPPQPDPMFNDFYQLPEGGLAQSCANMGEVYNQIMDYVNGLAELPIIDPALTEAERKAIVEETVRANYVASYIAAVQFMDAMVGKVMTALNEHPEIAENTIIIFTSDNGFSLGEKRHWTKWTLWETDVRVPLIVVYPEHAENQISKRVVSLLDIYPTVCDMAAINYPIKADGSAYLDGNSFINLLDNPDGFSANVAVSTYRKNAGFGSCYPHYSVRSERFHYIRYQYNNNTGTGACDDMSFNIDEELYDIGIDRQTDPYEWKNLAYDPDYLPMKTYLSQFIPGGTLYKTEPYTVNIYYNELPCLLDGTLPIQMRTVLINTASEQVGADEISNYTFKWTNNLTDEIHYGIDYSFDLSAIPHEIFESASQVFFYLQVIENASGNTIAFKLKQFYLHPEAEPTVAFHTMVIDHTVTITDVETTGLYNTVIWNFGDGYTTNDANPGPHTYNTAGTFYITAELEYGNKCSTFSTAPAIIDSIIFKSGIQEAELQLFPNPASTQINIYSNVLDVATSIAILNALGETVYNSNVSANNNSMVIPVNQFISGMYVLKIHYQGYTKNKVFEVIR, from the coding sequence ATGCGTAAATTAATTACTTTAAGCAGCTTATTATTAACCCAGATTATTTGTTTTGCGCAGCAGCCGAATTTTATTTTTATTGTTGCTGATGATTTAAATGATTATATCGGTGTATTAGGCGGACACCCGCAAGTGGAAACGCCAAATATTGACAGCCTTGCTGCTAAAGGTGTTACCTTTTTGAATGCATATTGTAATTCTCCCGGTTGTGCTCCCTCTCGCACAAGCATGTTAAGCGGTCGCGATGCGGGATATACACAAGTTTACAATAATGAAGATTACGAAAATGTTTTCAGAAATAATTTTACTGCTGCTGAAAATAATGAAGAAGTTTATACCCTTCCACAAATATTAAAAGATTCAGCAGGATATTTTACTTATGCAATAGATAAAGTTTTTCATAGTCCTGCAGAAAATGATTTTGATAAATTTAGTCCCACATGTGAACGCGATAAATCGTGGAATAAAATGGTAAATATTAATCCGGAAGAAGCCGATGTTGCTGAAATGAATACTTATAAATTTGGCGGCACTTTTGATTTTGGCATGATACCGGATTCCATGGAACAATATATGGAAGATTATATGGCATCTGATTCCGCTGCTGCCTTTATTCACGATTATGCAAACGGCACAATAAATACATGCGATAAACCATTTTTCCTTGCGTTAGGATTACATAAACCTCATTCCGATAAATTAATTCCGGCACATTATTTTCCGGAATATTATTTACAAAACATTGAAGATGCAGGTGCTCAAACAATATACAACAATCCTGTTGGCGCATATCCATATAATGGTTTAGTAATGCCCCCGCAACCGGATCCGATGTTTAACGATTTTTATCAGTTACCTGAAGGTGGTCTGGCGCAAAGTTGTGCAAATATGGGCGAGGTTTACAATCAAATTATGGATTATGTAAATGGACTTGCTGAATTACCTATAATTGACCCTGCACTTACCGAAGCAGAACGCAAAGCAATAGTTGAAGAAACTGTTCGCGCAAATTATGTTGCATCTTATATTGCTGCAGTTCAATTTATGGATGCTATGGTTGGAAAAGTTATGACTGCATTAAATGAACATCCTGAAATAGCAGAAAATACCATTATCATTTTCACCAGCGACAATGGATTTTCATTAGGGGAAAAAAGACATTGGACAAAATGGACCTTATGGGAAACAGATGTTCGTGTTCCACTTATAGTAGTATATCCTGAACATGCAGAAAATCAAATTAGTAAACGTGTAGTTTCATTGCTGGATATTTATCCTACTGTTTGTGATATGGCTGCAATTAATTATCCTATAAAAGCTGATGGTAGTGCATATTTAGACGGAAATAGTTTTATCAATCTGCTCGATAATCCTGATGGCTTCAGTGCAAATGTTGCTGTGTCAACCTATCGAAAAAATGCAGGCTTTGGCTCATGTTATCCGCATTATTCGGTGCGTTCTGAAAGATTTCATTATATCCGATATCAATACAATAACAATACCGGAACCGGTGCTTGTGATGATATGTCGTTTAATATTGACGAAGAATTATACGATATTGGAATTGACAGACAAACCGACCCTTACGAATGGAAAAATCTCGCTTATGACCCTGATTATTTACCTATGAAAACTTATTTAAGTCAGTTTATTCCGGGCGGCACTTTATATAAAACTGAGCCTTATACCGTAAATATTTATTACAATGAATTGCCTTGTTTATTAGATGGCACATTACCGATACAAATGCGTACTGTTTTAATTAACACAGCATCAGAGCAGGTTGGAGCAGATGAAATCAGTAATTACACTTTTAAATGGACCAATAATTTAACAGATGAAATTCATTACGGTATAGATTATAGTTTTGATTTATCTGCAATTCCACATGAAATTTTTGAAAGTGCATCACAAGTATTTTTTTACCTGCAGGTAATTGAAAATGCCAGTGGAAATACCATAGCATTTAAATTGAAACAATTTTATTTACATCCTGAAGCTGAACCAACTGTTGCATTTCACACAATGGTTATTGACCATACAGTAACCATTACCGATGTTGAAACAACAGGCCTTTACAATACCGTTATCTGGAATTTTGGCGATGGATATACAACAAACGATGCCAATCCCGGGCCACATACTTACAATACCGCAGGCACATTTTACATTACAGCAGAATTAGAATATGGTAACAAATGTTCAACATTTTCTACTGCTCCGGCTATTATCGATTCCATTATTTTTAAATCAGGTATACAGGAAGCTGAATTACAATTATTTCCAAATCCAGCATCCACCCAAATAAATATTTATAGTAATGTTTTGGATGTAGCAACAAGTATTGCCATTTTAAATGCGCTTGGTGAAACTGTTTACAATAGCAATGTTTCAGCAAATAACAATAGTATGGTAATACCGGTAAATCAGTTCATTTCGGGCATGTATGTATTAAAAATACATTACCAGGGTTACACTAAAAATAAAGTGTTTGAAGTAATTCGGTAA
- a CDS encoding ABC transporter ATPase, producing the protein MQQLASFSAISKVWIYQSTRPFTHEEVDILNNKLNAFAVQWTAHNKQLLAAGRVVEDRFIMLMVDETHTSASGCSIDTSVHFIKSLEKEFNIELFNRTIINYQSPQGISTISLSELQEQLQNGTITPDTIVYDPLVQTKQTFDSGFKTKLAETWMQNFI; encoded by the coding sequence ATGCAACAATTAGCATCTTTTTCGGCAATATCTAAAGTTTGGATTTATCAGTCAACTCGCCCATTTACTCATGAGGAAGTTGACATATTAAATAATAAATTAAACGCCTTTGCCGTTCAATGGACTGCTCATAACAAACAATTACTTGCAGCAGGCAGGGTAGTGGAGGACCGTTTTATTATGTTGATGGTAGATGAAACCCATACTTCTGCTTCCGGATGTTCTATTGATACCTCTGTACATTTTATTAAATCACTGGAAAAAGAATTTAATATTGAATTATTTAACCGCACTATTATTAATTATCAGTCGCCACAAGGAATTTCCACAATTAGCTTATCAGAATTACAGGAACAATTACAGAATGGCACAATTACACCCGATACTATTGTTTACGACCCTTTAGTACAAACTAAACAAACATTTGATTCCGGTTTCAAAACAAAATTGGCTGAAACCTGGATGCAAAACTTTATATAA
- a CDS encoding (Fe-S)-binding protein, producing the protein MVENIKSVTTVAEMFANGESPEVLFWVGCAGSFDDRAKKITGAFVRILNSTGVKFAVLGTEEGCTGDPARRAGNEFLFQMLAANNIAVLNGYGIKKIVTTCPHCFNILKNEYPELGGSYEVMHHTSFLQQLIDEGKLKVEGGAFKGKRITYHDSCYLGRANNIYEAPRVVLEKLDSELTEMKSCKSRGLCCGAGGAQMWKEAEHGSKEINVERTEQALEVKPDIIASACPFCNTMMTDGVKNKNKEDEVKVFDVAELIAMANHLFE; encoded by the coding sequence ATGGTAGAAAATATAAAATCAGTAACCACAGTTGCAGAAATGTTTGCCAATGGTGAATCACCGGAAGTGTTGTTTTGGGTTGGATGTGCAGGTAGTTTCGACGACAGGGCAAAAAAAATTACAGGTGCATTTGTTCGTATATTAAACAGCACAGGTGTAAAATTTGCCGTTTTGGGAACTGAAGAAGGCTGCACCGGCGACCCTGCACGCAGAGCAGGTAACGAATTTTTATTTCAAATGCTTGCGGCAAATAATATCGCTGTTTTGAATGGTTATGGCATTAAAAAAATTGTGACTACTTGTCCCCATTGTTTTAATATATTAAAAAATGAATACCCTGAATTAGGCGGTTCCTATGAAGTAATGCATCATACTTCATTTCTGCAGCAACTTATCGATGAAGGTAAACTAAAAGTTGAGGGCGGGGCTTTTAAAGGGAAAAGAATTACTTACCACGACTCCTGTTATTTAGGTCGCGCCAATAATATTTATGAAGCTCCACGTGTCGTTTTAGAAAAACTGGATAGTGAACTCACCGAAATGAAATCCTGCAAATCACGCGGCTTATGTTGTGGTGCCGGTGGTGCACAAATGTGGAAAGAAGCGGAACATGGCAGTAAAGAAATTAATGTGGAGCGCACTGAACAAGCACTTGAGGTTAAACCCGACATTATTGCCAGTGCATGTCCGTTTTGTAATACCATGATGACCGATGGTGTAAAAAATAAGAACAAAGAAGACGAAGTAAAAGTGTTTGACGTGGCGGAACTAATTGCCATGGCAAATCATTTATTCGAATAA
- a CDS encoding (Fe-S)-binding protein → MEIVLQVVFALIFGVSAWLATRKFLAIRKNIFLGRKEDLTDQPGRRWKHMALFALGQKKMFKKPLPAVLHLFIYVSFVIVNIEVLEIIVDGISGSHRFFAPYLGGFYTFMISVIELLSLLALIATFAFLWRRNVMKLKRLNQPELKGWPFKDANFILLMEIILVTAILTMNATDFRLQQLGAAHYHSTGNLLVAQYTSNLFLGMGTDTLIAIERTAWWIHIVGILFFLNYIPYSKHLHIILAFPNSYYVRFMDKGKMENMPVIMNEVKTMLDPAAQVTAIENPPAAFGAKDVTDLTWKHLMDAYSCTECGRCTAACPANITGKLLSPRKIMMDTRDRLEEVGNNLKVNGPDFKDNKSLLGDYISVEEIRACTTCNACVEECPVNINPLSIILELRRYTIMEQSNAPQEWNMMFNNMENNQAPWQFNPADRLNWKSEV, encoded by the coding sequence ATGGAGATCGTTTTGCAGGTTGTTTTTGCTTTAATATTCGGAGTTTCAGCCTGGCTGGCAACCCGGAAATTTCTCGCTATCAGGAAAAATATTTTTTTGGGTAGAAAAGAAGATTTAACTGACCAGCCCGGCCGCAGATGGAAACATATGGCCTTATTTGCCTTGGGCCAGAAAAAAATGTTCAAAAAGCCTTTACCTGCCGTTTTACACCTGTTTATTTATGTAAGTTTTGTAATTGTAAATATTGAAGTTTTAGAGATAATTGTGGATGGTATCAGCGGTTCACATCGTTTTTTTGCGCCTTATCTCGGTGGTTTTTATACGTTCATGATTAGTGTAATCGAATTATTATCATTACTTGCTTTGATTGCCACTTTTGCATTTTTATGGAGAAGAAATGTAATGAAACTGAAACGATTAAATCAACCTGAATTAAAAGGTTGGCCATTTAAGGATGCGAATTTTATTTTGTTGATGGAAATTATTTTGGTGACAGCAATTTTAACCATGAATGCCACCGATTTTCGTTTACAACAATTAGGTGCAGCACATTATCACAGCACCGGAAATTTATTAGTTGCACAATATACTTCTAACCTGTTTTTAGGAATGGGTACTGATACCTTAATTGCCATTGAACGTACCGCTTGGTGGATACATATTGTGGGCATTTTATTTTTCCTGAATTATATTCCTTATTCAAAACACCTGCATATTATTCTAGCTTTTCCAAATTCGTATTATGTACGTTTTATGGATAAAGGTAAAATGGAAAATATGCCTGTAATTATGAATGAGGTTAAAACAATGCTTGACCCTGCTGCTCAGGTAACGGCTATTGAAAATCCTCCTGCTGCTTTTGGTGCTAAAGATGTAACCGATTTAACCTGGAAACATTTAATGGACGCTTATTCGTGCACAGAATGTGGAAGATGTACTGCAGCTTGTCCGGCCAACATTACCGGTAAATTATTATCACCGCGTAAAATAATGATGGATACACGCGACCGATTGGAAGAGGTTGGAAATAATTTAAAAGTAAACGGACCTGATTTTAAAGACAATAAAAGTTTATTGGGCGATTATATCAGCGTTGAAGAAATTCGTGCATGCACAACTTGTAATGCATGTGTTGAAGAATGTCCTGTGAATATTAACCCGTTAAGTATTATTCTCGAATTGCGACGTTATACCATTATGGAACAAAGTAATGCGCCTCAGGAATGGAATATGATGTTTAATAATATGGAAAATAATCAGGCACCTTGGCAGTTTAATCCGGCAGACAGATTAAATTGGAAAAGTGAAGTTTAA